Proteins from a genomic interval of Liolophura sinensis isolate JHLJ2023 chromosome 3, CUHK_Ljap_v2, whole genome shotgun sequence:
- the LOC135464098 gene encoding putative ankyrin repeat protein RF_0381, producing MKMPRVCRVKQLPESFFEAIEENDSSTISRYISDGIDLNGRRGYRTEYGTPLTVAVGAQNFNTVVSFIAQGAKVNQPGTVWGAMPLHVAAKQGNLNIVKLLIDAGADVNMLDRSKSSPLTVACGKGNLDVAKYLLCRGACVNHQAGYEVVPLEARKLLGTEDDLTEQQREDILDPFKGNTPLTKATWSGNIDLVRELLQNGSDVMAETYAGNTALHVAAREGHVDILRLLIGCYETLDVKNAKGEIPLFMAVRKFFDCPSGGQAYVQIVEELLQIGSNVATKTTSDENVLFAILTSNFRRPTNSCELIRWNLLMKVLAATRTLSPADLPSETKLSEQLLSAFGNPLPWLIAMAKSPRSLQHLCRLTIWDTLPTANSAHVRKLPITATMKAYLTLN from the coding sequence atgAAGATGCCTCGTGTGTGTCGTGTGAAGCAGCTACCAGAGTCGTTTTTCGAAGCCATCGAAGAAAACGACTCTTCTACAATCTCCAGGTACATATCAGACGGAATCGACCTAAACGGACGAAGGGGCTACCGGACGGAGTATGGAACGCCTCTGACCGTCGCTGTGGGCGCTCAAAACTTTAACACGGTTGTCAGTTTCATAGCCCAGGGGGCAAAGGTAAATCAACCTGGGACTGTGTGGGGCGCTATGCCGCTGCACGTGGCAGCAAAACAGGGGAACCTGAACATCGTCAAGCTCCTGATTGACGCAGGCGCAGATGTCAATATGTTAGACCGTAGCAAATCATCGCCGTTGACTGTCGCGTGTGGTAAAGGAAATCTAGATGTCGCAAAATATTTGCTGTGTAGAGGCGCATGCGTGAATCACCAAGCGGGCTACGAGGTTGTTCCACTGGAGGCTAGAAAGCTGCTAGGTACAGAGGATGATCTTACCGAGCAGCAGCGGGAAGACATACTTGATCCCTTTAAAGGAAACACTCCTCTCACCAAAGCCACGTGGTCCGGAAACATTGATCTAGTCAGAGAGCTCCTACAGAATGGAAGTGATGTCATGGCAGAGACGTATGCTGGGAATACCGCATTGCATGTGGCTGCACGAGAAGGACACGTGGACATTTTGCGACTGTTGATTGGTTGCTACGAAACTCTAGACGTCAAAAACGCGAAGGGCGAAATTCCATTGTTCATGGCTGTGAGAAAATTCTTTGACTGCCCATCTGGTGGACAGGCGTATGTGCAAATCGTGGAGGAACTTCTTCAGATCGGAAGTAACGTTGCGACAAAAACTACATCGGACGAAAACGTTCTGTTTGCGATTCTAACATCAAATTTTAGACGACCTACAAACAGTTGTGAACTGATTAGGTGGAATCTGCTGATGAAAGTTTTAGCAGCTACGAGGACTTTGTCCCCAGCGGACCTTCCTAGCGAGACAAAATTGTCTGAACAGTTATTAAGTGCATTTGGCAACCCTTTGCCCTGGTTGATAGCAATGGCCAAATCGCCAAGATCGTTACAACACCTCTGCCGACTTACAATCTGGGACACACTACCGACAGCGAACTCTGCGCATGTCCGGAAATTGCCTATTACGGCAACCATGAAGGCATATTTGACATTGAACTAA